A single Lolium perenne isolate Kyuss_39 chromosome 6, Kyuss_2.0, whole genome shotgun sequence DNA region contains:
- the LOC127309811 gene encoding uncharacterized protein: MGKKKKRSGGGGGGGGGGCGGGGGQQQEHAAEERDEKACADAEKGDAAASGCDGNDKDKDTQKAGDDKDKGAGAGCKDDKGKEKKPPPPLPVVTAVLKVDMHCHGCARRIRDSVRRYAGVEGVAMEVDKGSMTVVGRFDAKKLRDRVARKTRKKVDLVGSNNSNTNKGGGGDKKEKGNDGEGKPEKKDEEGKELDKDSVHAAVLHARQVLDRIPYMNAGVEQVRMDFPKNQVTVIGTMDAKCLPEKLRERLKRPVDVVAPGKDKDKDGKQQGEGGNKDKEGGKQQGDCKDGKQSKEAAEKAMAAELALWKTDYYDSQPLQATQFLLSDENPNACAVM; this comes from the exons ATGGGCAAG AAGAAGAAGCgctccggtggcggcggcggcggcggagggggaggatgcggcggcggcggcggccagcagCAGGAGCACGCGGCGGAGGAGCGCGACGAGAAGGCCTGCGCCGACGCGGAAAAGGGCGACGCCGCTGCCTCCGGCTGCGACGGGAACGACAAGGACAAGGACACGCAAAAGGCGGGCGACGACAAGGACAagggcgccggcgccggctgcAAGGACGACAAGGGCAAGGAGaagaagccgccgccgccgctgcccgtCGTCACCGCGGTGCTCAAGGTCGACATGCACTGCCACGGCTGCGCGCGCCGCATCCGGGACTCCGTCCGACGCTACGCAG GTGTCGAGGGCGTGGCGATGGAGGTGGACAAGGGCTCCATGACCGTCGTTGGCCGCTTCGACGCCAAGAAGCTGCGGGACCGCGTCGCGCGCAAGACCAGGAAGAAGGTCGACCTCGTCGGCAGCAACAACAGCAACACCAACAAGGGCGGTGGCGGCGACAAGAAGGAGAAGGGCAACGACGGCGAGGGAAAGCCGGAGAAGAAGGACGAGGAGGGGAAGGAGCTCGACAAGGATTCTGTGCATGCAGCCGTCCTGCATGCGCGCCAGGTGCTCGACCGCATTCCC TACATGAATGCAGGCGTGGAGCAGGTCCGCATGGATTTTCCCAAGAACCAGGTGACGGTGATCGGCACGATGGACGCCAAGTGCCTGCCGGAGAAGCTCCGCGAGAGGCTGAAGCGGCCCGTGGACGTGGTGGCGCCCGGCAAGGACAAGGACAAGGACGGCAAGCAGCAGGGGGAGGGCGGCAACAAGGACAAGGAAGGCGGCAAGCAGCAGGGCGACTGCAAGGACGGGAAGCAGTCCaaggaggcggcggagaaggccATGGCGGCGGAGCTGGCGCTGTGGAAGACGGACTACTACGACAGCCAGCCGCTGCAGGCCACCCAGTTCCTCCTGAGCGACGAGAACCCCAACGCATGCGCCGTCATGTGA